Within Eublepharis macularius isolate TG4126 chromosome 19, MPM_Emac_v1.0, whole genome shotgun sequence, the genomic segment CTACTTATCTTGGTTgacctcttctgtactttttccagctctgcaataccgTTTTTGAGACGCATGgaccagaactgtacagtgtTCCAAACGAGGTCATGCTGTGGCTCTGTataagggcattacaatatttgCAGTTTTATTCTCAGTCATAAAGACTGCGCCTGATACATGCACCACTCTTTTAGCTCTGTTAATTTCCCTGTTACTCTGATGTGACTCTGCCATCTTCCTTTCCTCCGTTTTGTGGCCCCTTTGCTGTTAGGTGTCTTGAGTTCTGCAAGAGGACCTCGTTTATTGACTTTGATATCCCTTTGTAGATTAGCGGACAACTCTCACCTCGCCTTTTCCGGAAGCTTCCACCCAGGGTTTGTGTCTCCCTGAAGAGCATTGTGGACGAACATTTCTTGTGTGCAGGGTAAGGTTATCTCATGCGGTCCATTTCTGTATGGTGCTGGCTacagaaaaaatggggggaagaTTGCCCCTTTTTTCTATGGAAAAATAGAGAAATTTGGAGGAGTACTGAAAAAAATTATGGAATAGTCTCTGAGTGAGAAAAAAAACCTTGTCTtacaaagcatttcactcattacaAAGGTATGGTATGAAAAAGTTTGAGGACTTTCTTAGTTTTTCCATGTTGAGGCAcaagggggtgggagggagccTGTTATACTGGGAACATGTGGAggattttatatttttttgtttaaataatttTGACAAAAATTAGTGTGCTGTAATGAGTTTAATGATAACATATTATTCAAGAGTTCAGTATTACGTATTAAAGTTTAGCTGAATACCAAATATGCTGGCAGTCCTATCTTTTGTGCCTCTGAGAGTTTTGACCCATGTAATAAACTTTCTTTTGCTTTCTACAGAATTTGTTCCCTATTTTCTGACAAAATTAAAGATACGTGTGCTGtggtagcatagggtgcagcagATTGCAACTCCTCCTTTAGTATTGGATATAGTTACactttttcttatagaaaatgaagattTTTATAGTTGTAAGTTCCATACATATGCTAAATAGTATCGTTTCACAGGCTAAGCTATAAATGATGTCTTTCAGTTTAGTAaatcaattatatatatatatgtgtatatatatatatatgtgtgtgtgtgagtatatatatatgtgtgtgtgtgtgtgtgtgtgtgtgtatgtatatatatatattatatatatatatatatatatatatatatatatatatatatatatatatatatatatatatatatatataaatttgatAGGggagtaagtattgcatatattgagagggggaaaaaacaggtttTCCCCATGACTTCAGAATTTCTTGAAATTTTTATGTCTCTAGTTCTGATTCCtttgaagggaagggggggggttctTTATACCAGTGAACTGTATCTGTAGGGTCTAAATTAATCCCCTTTTTATCTGACTTTGCAGGCAcattttccttggcttctccaaGTGTGGAAGATACGTTCTGTCCTATACCAGCAGCAGTGGTGATGATGATTTCTCCTTCTACATTTACCATCTCTATTGGTGGGAATTCAATGTCCATAGCAAACTAAAAATGGTATGATCAATGCTGCATGTGATGGTGGAGGGATTGTAGGagatttttcccttttctttgatCATGGAAATTTTAGCATGTGACTTGACCCATGATATAAAGCAAGACTTGGCTTATTAATAGTGGAACTCCATGAAAGATGCTTAGTGAGAGGGGATTCATGGAAGTAATGCTTCACCTTCATAGCAGGCAGCAGCATGTGATCTTTCATGTGCCATATTTAATGGCACTGTATCAAGTAGATGAAATGTTCCATATTTGGGGAATTAATTAACTGTGTGAATTTGAGTTTCTCCTCTTACGCTGTTTCCCTCTTGAGTGAGCCATAGGAATATCACAGTAGGCATGGAGCTTTTTTTTTCAGACTAACTCTTTAAAATAATATacaaaaaatatacattttttgTGTGAAATCATCTTCGTACACCTCTTTTTCAAAAAGAACtatagtcctttattttttattttaaaggaacgtaacccccccacacacactaccaGCCCCAACTAACAAGATGGTTGTTTCCGTATTTAATGTATGAATTATGTCTAATGATAATTAGGATAATATATCTATCCTGAAATATGTGTGTTCTTTGTAGTACGCTTGACAAAAGGCAATACACTTGAAACATGTTGGGTCAACCTTAGAAAAATCATTATTTTACAGCAGTGGTAGCCATTTTGCTCCTGGTGTGTTGTGGGTTGTTTTGGGTACAGCTTGGGCTTGTGCTTTGCAATCATTGGTTTCCTGTGAGCATGTCCTATTCAGCACTGTTGCCTCACAATAGTATACACACTTAATTTAGAAACAACTCTTCTTGAGTTCAACTTGTGTAGCATTATagctttacatataatgctaagCAGAGCTGCacacttctaaatccattaaagtcaatgggcttagtatattgtaactctctttaggattgcattgttagtcttGCTTGCAGGAATCCAATTGAGTCCAATTTAGATAAGACTATGAAAAACTGCCTTTTGAATATTGAAAAGTATTTTAAACTAGGATGTAGTTTATATAGGGCATTCATTACTTCCTCCCAGAATTGGTATTAATCATACCAAAGCAGACTTGACTGTCTAGCCATGTGGAGGACCTTTACCATCTGAAGGTAGTATGCAGAGTGGGCTGAGCAATTAAGAGATTGCTGTTCAGCACTACATTACCTTACCTTGCAAACTGTTACTTGAATACATGGCAATGGCACCTGCAGGTCAGAAATTTGGCTTGCTCAACAAGCACACAGGTGAAGGTCTTATCTCATGGACTCAGTGAATATCCTGATTACTTTAGCTACATCATTGCTCATTTGATATACTCTGTCACTTAACTGGGGCAGTCCTCTGAAGAGGGTCTGTACAGGCCATTCCAAAGCATGCTGAAATTCTGAGGAATTGGTCAGATTTTATGCACATCTTACACTTCCTGGCATTTCCTGATAGTTTCTCTCCTGTGTTCCAGAAAACATCTTGCTATTTTTTCAGGTACGTCAGGTTCGGTTATTCCAAGATGAAGAAATCTACAGTGATCTATATCTGACTGTATGCGAATGGCCCAGTGACTCTTCCAAGGTCATCGTCTTTGGCTTCAAGTATGTTTCTCTAAATGAAACGTGGCAGTGAAGTTACGCAGGTGGTGCCTGTCCCATGTTCCTCTAAGAACAAGGATATACTTGCTTGAGGCATTCTGGACTTGTTACCCTATTGGGGGGGGGTCCATTTTTAGGATTGTAAGGGACTGTGGGAACTGCATCCTCTGGCAGGGACTCATGAGGAGCTGAGCCGGGAAGGTCTGGGAGAGTCTCGGGGTCGACTCCTCTGCAGTTTTAGGGTGTCTGTCTCTTTGTGGCACGCCTCGGGGCTGACGGCGCCGCACTGGGTTTTAGCTTGGGCAGTACAGTATTGGGTTGCATGTTGGGCTTGGGTGAGGTGCTGTTCTAACACCGCAGCTCATTGCTCAGAGGCTCGAGTGTGGGCTAGAGCCTCTTCTAGTTTTAGCTTGGCATCCTGAGTGGTGGACGCAAAGGTGCCTTTGCTTATGAGTAGATCAAAATTGGTCACCCGTAATTTCCCTGATTCCGGATCATTTTGCTCAAGTTTTGCTTGGGCTTCCCTGGCAAGGCTTACAGTCATCCAAGGCTATCCAAAAGCCCCAGGCTGCACAAGCCTCCTTTTTGGGACCTCTCAACTTTGTTGTTGATGGGATTAAGCTGGGAGCCTCCTCAGGAAGCCTCCTTATCTCTGCTTCCCTCCAGGGCGTGGGGCCGTTCAGTCAGTCATCCCCCTATGACTCGTCTCAGTCTCCAGGTCAGTTGGCATCCACTCTGCCTTGGTCCAGGCTGTGTCTGGGATTTGAGGAAAGGGGGTTATGATATTTCATacccataaactgcccttttagtatGAAGaagaggtctgactgctaacagactCTTCCCTTTTATATCCTGCCGTACCAGTCACATGAAAAGTGACTTTATGCCCTGGCTTGACCTTCTAGTGCTTTTGAATTACTGTGGGACTAGAACAAAATGTAACCTATGTTATGCCAAGCAAAATTAAAGACTGACATCTCAGTCTGGCAAAATAAGAAATCAGAACGGCACAAACTTAGTTCTGTGCTCAAGTTCAAATAAATTCCGAATGAAAAAGATTGTGGTATTTCAGGTTAGGGTGATGTTCCTTGACTCTCatgtgcttccttttcccattCATTTTAACTTTTATCTTATTGAAAACGTTGGCATTACTGTAGAGGGGCATTGTGTGTATCATCCTTATGTGACAAATCCCCCTGGGCTGGCCAGGAGCCAGACCCATTTTCCATCTTCATTTTGGAACTGAAACGGCTTTGATCACCCTGTAGATATTCTGGGGCCTCTTGACAGTTTGTGATAACCATCAACAATGGTATCTTTCTGATGGATTCTGGTTGCAGTTTTGTCTGGTGGATTGGGACTGGAAGGTGGTGTGGGAGGATGAGGATAGCTGCTTAGGTCATTGGCAATAGCATTAAGGGGGCCTTCAGGATTCCCTCTTGTCTTATATCGTCATGAAATTACTGGGGTAGGCTTTCTGAGTATTTGGCATGAGGTACCACCAATATGCTGATGCTCAGCAGTCAAGTGAGACGATGGATGCAGCTGACTCTGAAGGTGGTAATAGGCAGGATGAGATCAACAAGCTAGAACTGATCAGGTCAAGGCTGAAGTGCTGTTGGTCAGTAGTCTTGCCCATCAGGGACTAAGGAGCAGCCCTGTCCTGTTTGGGGTTGCAGTGCCTAAGAATGAGCAGGTTGCCACTCGAGGATACAATTACATCTGTATCTACAGTTCTCACCTGCATCTAGGGTCTGTGCCAGGTTTCGATTGGTAGATCAGCTGTGGCCTGCTGAGATGGTGAAGCTGTGAGTGGGCGGGGGAGAAAGCCTTgctctggggtgggtggggtggggtggggggggaagcaggagccGCAGCAGCAAAGCTGCCTGGGGATCTATGAGTTGCCAGTGCCACCAATGCAGCAGAGcatcaggggaggggggaccagaGCCCCTTCCATTGAGTCAGCAAAGCAGCAGGTTGCTGTGCTGGGGGAGTTGTTGCCGCCACCACCTTTGTTGAGGTGGTAAAGCTGGAGCTGGGTGGAAGGGAAATCTTCCTGCAgttgtcattcccccccccccccacccccagcttgtTCTGACAGTTATGATTAATTCATTGATTTACTCTTGTGTGTATTACATTGTATTACATTATGTTTTAGATGTTTTATGCTGCCCTTTGGATTATGGTTGATTGTGTTAATGTTTTAAAGCTTGGAACCTTCGCTGTAGTCATGGAGCTAAGCATTTAtgggatataaattcttaaaatacGGCTTTGGGTTGTGAGTATAATGGATCTGTGAATTACTGGAGTTGACATGAAGGAGGTGTCCTAGCTTTGAGACTCTGAGATGCTGTCATATCTGGTGGGGCTTAATGTCTGTGCTGCATGTATTTAGGGAAAGGATGTAAGTGGCTTTTAACAGGCTTCTCCATTTGGCTACAAGAAGGTTGTGGGGGGTGGTCTTTGTGGCTTTCTCTGGAACTGACTGCTGCATCTTCTTCCTTGCTAGCACCCGTTCATCGAATGGCCTACTTATAAACATGATGATGAGTGATGAAAACCATCGGGACATCTACATTAGTACAGTTGCCATGCCTCCTCTTGTGCACTGTCCCAGCTGCAGGGACATGGCCATTGCACATCCGGGTGAGTGAACCCTCCCCCTTATTTTTCAGGATACCTTTAATTATGGAAAACCTTAGAGCACATGATTTATTGTCTTGAGAAGCAGTTGGAACCTAACTATGGAAAACTCAAGGATTAATGTGGTGATAAtatttctgcaattttttttctttcaaaaatgttCTTATATTTTGTGTGCTGCCAGTCACACAAGCCCCACCCCCTTACAGTAATCAAACCATAACCAATTGAAAAACTTGCTGTAAATAAATACTTGTCAGATAACAAAATACTCTTTTAATTGTATGGCCTACTCTGTCCTAAAGCTCAGAAGGTACAACATTCTCGTATTACTTTTCAAGAGATCTCACACTCTAGAAATAGATATCCAGTGTGAATTGTTTGACAAAAAAACCACAAGTTTTTCTCATGTGTTTTATGGACAGTTGTTTTCCTTCAGCTGCTCCTTGTGTTCAGAGCTTGCTGTGTGTACTTGCTGATGCTGCTTTGTGCACACTCCCTCAGGTGATACCAATGCCAAATGTTTGCAGCACGGCTTCATGCTGCACACCAAGTACCAGGTGGTGTATCCTTTCCCTACATTCCAGCCAGCATTCCAGCTTAAGAAGGACCAAGTGGTGCTACTCAATACCAGCTATTCCCTAGTGGCCTGTGCAGTTTCTGTGCATACATCAGGTAAGAGACTGGGACTCGAGTAGGGATGGCGCTGTGCAATTTTTTATATATGGATGGTGTGCTGAACTTCTAGCTGGTAGTCTGTACAAGACTTCCAGATGCTTTCTaatgaaaataaacattttaaaaatataagacTTCCAGCTGCTGAGTGCAACAGTATGAACAGTTTCTCCATATTTTTTTTGAGATATGGGCCCTAGTTATAGCATTCATGCATAGAAAATTTCTTGCAGTTGGGCGTGTGAAGCAGGTATCCCATAGTAGTAACCAGACTTGAGTGCTTCCATGCTTTTCCTGGCGGCTGTCCAGTGTTGGTGTAACGTCTGTTGAACTGTTCTGCATTTTCTTTGCATGCTGTTTTCACTTAGTGCCACTGATGTTTATTGTAATGTTATCTTTCTCACATGGCATAGTAAAGCAGTgccattttttgttgttgcataAAAGTTTCTTGCATGGACATTTAACAATGAGTGAATGTATCAAGGAAGCTTCCTTAGTCCTAAAAAGTTGACTTCAAAAGGTGAGCAGTTTTATCTCTGGATGTTTGAGGAGCTGAGAAGAGTGGTGAAGATGAATCAGCTCTTGAAATGTTGATGCCAATCTTCTTAAGTTGTTGGAATCACTTGACAAATGGGTTCCATTGCTTTTGTAAGCCTAAACTTGATGCAGAACAGATGTGGGCTTCTAGTGGCTCGGTAATTTCCTTCTCGTAGACTGCAAACCTGTGATGTGGAATGAGTCTCTGTGGAAGAAAAAACCAGATCCAGCTTTGAGCCTCCTTGGAAAAATGGCCTGGGTCACTCTCTGAAGCTAGGCTTATGTTCCTTTACCAGTGAGCTGGCAGCCAGAGCTTAGTTTTTCGGGGAGAATGGAGGGTTACATGCCTAGTGCATCTCTAGTGGTAGATTCTAATCTTCCTGAAGTTGGGGGTGGTGGGCAGGTTTTGGACCTGTGTGGTCTCCAAGCACAGCACTTTACTTTTCTCCCATAAGAATGAGTGAGAGCCAGAAGAAAAAGTAAAGGGTGCTCAGACATTATTGGAATGGGGTCTAATTCTGCTTCTAGCCATTGTGACAGCTGTTATAAAAAAGCCAAGCTTCTCTCATTATCTGTTTGTCGTGAGTTGTACTTTTCGGCCCTGCTATAATGGGAAGGGATGTGGGTTTTCGGTGTGTAAATGAATATCCACGACAGCCTACTAAGTATTGGTCCAGCTAGCCTAGTACTATTTCATCTGAGTTAAGAGATCCTTAAACATGCCACAGATGTTATACATGTGACGGTACCAGTTTCTGTGCTTGTGGGATCACAGTAATAGGTATGAACTCCATGTAACAATAAAGGCTAATGTTAACTCCCGGTGGTCTATTGGAAGGAGGGAACCAGATCTAATCCCCTCCTAGATTGAGGACAGAATCTCAGCCCTGTTATTGGCATCTGAGTGTCTTTCAGACAGATTAAAGTGCTTAAATGCCTGTAAATATTGGCAGATACTATTGTAGATGTCATTCTGTGTGCTGTATTACAATAATCTTTTCTTACACCTCCCTTTGATGTTTCCTTTCAGATgacagcagcttctgccaaatccTTTATGACAGAAGTCGTCAGCCCAGGTCTGCTGTTGGTGAAGTCTGTCATACAACTGTCCCCTCACCGTGTTCCACAAGTTCAAAAGATGCGCTGGAAAGAGACAATGGCTCTTACCGGAGTGTGGCTGCAGTACAGCAACCTGTTTCAGTTCCTCTGCAGGATATGGAAAATCATGTTTCACCTGCTGTAGCTATGGCAAAGGAGTTTGTTGCAGACATCTTCCGAAGGGCAAAAGAAGCCAAAGGCTCTACCCCAACAGAAGAGGAAGCAGGCAGTGGGCTGGAATACTTTCTTGACTCAGGGGCTGTGGGCCAGGGTACTTTAGCCTCTTGGGATCTAGGGAAGAATTCAGGATCTTGCTTGCACAGCAGTGGCATTCTCAGCTCTGCATCTTCTGGGACTGGAAGCATGTCTGACATGGGGTCGCCCAAGGATTCTCCCAGTGCTGAGCTGGAAAGCCAGCCAGTTGAGCCAGGCTATGTGAACTATACCAAACTGCGCTACGTTCTGGAGCCCAGTGATCTCTCTGAGGCAGAGGATGGTGAGTCTcttttaaaatgatttgtggggaaggagcaggcagcaggagtgGAGGCAGATGTTGGGCTTCAGCCAAGAGGCTCAGCGATCAAAGACATAAACCTCTGTGGTTCTTCTTTTCCTGGTATGCCCTGGAATGCCCACACTACTTTTGACTACTGTTGACAAGAGAAAGCTGCTCTCAATCTCCAGTCATTGAAATGTTTCTTGTGCTGACTCATTGTACACCTGTAAACAattctggcttctctctgtctcccctagTCCTGTGGGTTTCTGTTCTGTACTAGACAACCTCTTCTCAAGCAAGTCTGATAGTAGATTAAAGTCTTCAGTGTAGCTACCAAAAGGACCTTTGGGAAATATTCTCAACAAAAGGATTTGAAAGTTGCTTCTACCTTCTCCTgacatgcatttatttaaaactttgttAAGCCAGCCATTCTCTCAGCCAGCTAGGGTCCAGAATGGGTAGATTAAAAGCCACATATCACAGTTTAAAACATCAGACTattaaaatgaaagcagaaatCTCACAAATAAAATCATTAAGAGGTCCCTGCCCCTAAGCACCAACAGACAATAGAAGCCATCAAGAGACTTCAGAGGTTCTCTCTAAAGTTCTGTCTTGCAGTCCTTACAAAAGTGCAAGGGAGGCACAGTTTTCCTAATTGTTTCTGGTAGGCTCTTCTACAGGGCTGGAGCTCctacagagaaagcctttgagataACCAACAGGTTCTGTTAGACAAGAAATTATCTAGCCTTGGTTTAATAAAAGATGATATAATGAGACTTGGGAAAAGTGAATCTTTACTAACCATCAAGAAACACATAAAATACCTTAATTACTCTAACTCAGTAATATGTGCTTGGACAGTATGctccacccagttctttggcatTCTTCCATCTCCAGCCATTCCACCTTACGTCAAACACCTAACCAGTTCCTCACTattgtagatgcagaggagttagctgtgttagtctgtagttgcaaaatagtaaagaatccaatagcatctttaagactaaccaactttattgtagcataagctttcgagaaccacagctctcttcatcagatgcatggagggtatgaagaaactggccggagatatataggtggtgcgGGGATATATGTCCTTATGTGCCAACgcccatctgctctgtacgtaggacaaaccagccaacctctgcgcaaaagaataaagacgtaaatctgacatcaaaaatggcaatatccagaaaccagtaggggaacacttcaatctaccaggacactccttcaaggacttaaaggtcaccatacttcaacagaaacatttcaaaagcaaaatccaatgggaagctgctgaattggaattcatatataaatttgactcaatcagacttggattgaatagagactgtggatggttatctcattatcagaagcaactgcTTTCAGGTATTCCATTCaaattcagctatggaggggaggggtcacacccagcctggattgtgcactccacctctttcatgacttttgcaactgatttgcatccacacatccctcccctcaccacctatatatctctggccagtttcttcatatcctccatgcatctgatgaagagagaggTTGATTCCCtgtcccatatgatattggaCTATTATAACTTTTATCGTGACATGTGGGTTGCCCCTATGTTAACTAAACTGCCTCCCTCTGTATTGAAATTTTCCCCAGTCCAGTTTGGCTGGGAATcctaacagtgttttgccatcttctgggcatggaacagggtcactggatgtgtgtgtggaggggaaggaagttgtgaatttcctgcattgtgcagggggttggactagatgaccctggaggtcccttccaatcctatgattctatgaaaggtaATATCTGCTCGTGGATAGAGCTATGCTGGCTTTGGCCAAGTACCTCTccacatattttccttaaagaaataaagactccctaTCTGTTGCTCAAGATcactggatcaaaggagcttgaaaggaaaggaaagagcaaAGAGTTCATATGTCAGCCACATGAAGTTATGCTGAAGCATGGAGCCAGTTCTGTGTGCATCTGTCATTCTAGCACTGCACTAGTGTGCTGCTCTTGGGGGAAATGAAGAATAGATTGCTAGTCTGTTCTTTACACCTGGGCAAGGGCTTTGTAAGAAGTTGACAGTTTTAATGCCTCTTCAGTGAGAATTGTGCGTTC encodes:
- the DCAF15 gene encoding DDB1- and CUL4-associated factor 15, which translates into the protein MAPSSKPERGGASGGKRGTAEAGRGARREHVVRQLERVKISGQLSPRLFRKLPPRVCVSLKSIVDEHFLCAGHIFLGFSKCGRYVLSYTSSSGDDDFSFYIYHLYWWEFNVHSKLKMVRQVRLFQDEEIYSDLYLTVCEWPSDSSKVIVFGFNTRSSNGLLINMMMSDENHRDIYISTVAMPPLVHCPSCRDMAIAHPGDTNAKCLQHGFMLHTKYQVVYPFPTFQPAFQLKKDQVVLLNTSYSLVACAVSVHTSDDSSFCQILYDRSRQPRSAVGEVCHTTVPSPCSTSSKDALERDNGSYRSVAAVQQPVSVPLQDMENHVSPAVAMAKEFVADIFRRAKEAKGSTPTEEEAGSGLEYFLDSGAVGQGTLASWDLGKNSGSCLHSSGILSSASSGTGSMSDMGSPKDSPSAELESQPVEPGYVNYTKLRYVLEPSDLSEAEDEYEDDKISLPFVVTDLRGRNLKLLKERAVCQGQYLTVEQLTLDFEYVINEVIRNDASWSKQFCSFSDYDIVILEVCPETNQVIINIGLLLLAFPSPDEEGQLRPKTYHTSLKVAWDLNTGVFVTVSVGDLTEVKGQTSGSVWSSYRKSCVDMVMKWLVPESSGRYVNRMTNEALHKGCSLKFLADNERYTWIVL